Proteins encoded in a region of the Podospora pseudopauciseta strain CBS 411.78 chromosome 6, whole genome shotgun sequence genome:
- the Ptp2 gene encoding phosphotyrosine-specific ptp2-like protein (COG:T; EggNog:ENOG503NW1A) translates to MPPEPRASDRAAYYTMKTTTSLSTTQAPGHSRTNSQSFFSNKGTGTPLSSPRPPHSVGQQYPPKSSPGTGRGGAMDARTPSPNYFGLAVDSGADPRESALLPHENWSTPTSSVKSFAAAIPKHLPLDANPEFEAFRRQIDANRGRSGFSLPATHFNITSGGPFAPTVSTPSAQQRPRPPRSQTHGSNLPENPLPRPSLPTESGSWGPGDNPCQPAAEKDSYQGAPHLSTESRLGIKGFKNPPFFLGLAKPPSQEWEKLNSSISEASGRPGRKTETPSPTFSQQTHDGQQATQGCGEPDMIPPAALKQLLDKSKGEDLLLLDIRVSPQYAQARIQGALNLCIPTTLLKRATFNLEKLQQTFQADRDQDKFAKWQTSSHLVVYDAASADKRDATSALNMIKKFTNEGYSGTTSILRGGFNAFVLAYPNLVDRSSNMMSPSLSLGGAGSATNGTRTNVPPVIGGVMLPTTNDKIDPFFSNIRQNQDLVDGVGQMDVGVPTGLDKNRLPRWLKEAIEISDHGKRVSDKFLRIELTEQSRMKLAYAAFASSKNHGPQTETQVRLSGVEQGGKNRYKDILPFEHARVKLQGRPEGACDYVNASHIQAKRSYKRYIASQGPLPATFEDFWSVVWDNDVRVIVMLTAESEGGQLKCHPYWKGRDFGPVRLRLLSEKKISLDIDKHRAGSTAANDESAPTQSNDHASTIPEGGRRRANTTTTLNSKTPESQYGTTQAAETPFVTIRKFALSHAMEPFAPIREITHLHYTSWPDFGAPAQPSHLLALVELANVMQRAALPNDPTVTTSQAQPRHDSGSYFDPSPPLRPDSLSTTVQRTSYDAPEPVEKSRPMLVHCSAGCGRTGAFCTVDSVIDMLKRQRQQQQQHSVAAQASPSTVHRCSSNKRTSQDGWDDDDDDGRGKRLALQQDRDTRVDPDGDVTMAMDEGFVVLPRQTAAPSPFTSQANGFPGFSSGKESIDTAWLEDDSVDLIARTVEDFRGQRLSMVQSLRQFVLCYETVLEWIWRVEDGGGAGGGLLGRARGRSGSLAF, encoded by the exons ATGCCTCCAGAACCAAGAGCCAGCGACCGGGCCGCGTATTACAcgatgaagacgacgacTAGTTTGTCGACGACACAAGCACCAGGTCATTCCCGCACCAACTCCCAGTCTTTCTTTTCCAACAAGGGCACCGGCACCCCATTATCTTCGCCTCGCCCGCCCCATTCTGTTGGTCAACAGTATCCCCCCAAGTCATCACCCGGTACAGGTCGAGGGGGTGCTATGGACGCTCGTACTCCGAGCCCAAATTACTTTGGTCTCGCCGTGGACTCTGGTGCTGACCCACGAGAATCGGCGCTTCTGCCGCACGAGAACTGGAGCACCCCAACGTCCTCGGTCAAGTCCTTTGCCGCTGCCATACCAAAACACTTGCCGCTAGATGCCAACCCAGAGTTTGAGGCCTTCAGGCGACAGATCGACGCAAACAGGGGGCGCTCCGGGTTTAGCCTCCCCGCCACACACTTCAACATCACAAGTGGAGGCCCGTTCGCTCCGACAGTATCAACCCCTTCTGCTCAACAACGGCCTCGCCCACCACGATCACAAACCCATGGAAGTAATTTGCCAGAAAACCCGCTGCCGCGGCCATCACTACCAACAGAGTCCGGCAGCTGGGGGCCGGGGGACAACCCCTGCCAGCCAGCCGCGGAAAAGGACAGTTATCAAGGTGCGCCCCACCTCTCGACAGAGTCGAGGCTTGGGATCAAGGGATTCAAAAatcctcctttttttctggGTCTTGCAAAGCCGCCGAGCCAGGAGTGGGAGAAACTCAACTCATCCATCTCCGAAGCAAGCGGTCGACCCGGCCGCAAAACTGAGACGCCCTCGCCTACTTTCAGCCAACAGACACATGACGGTCAGCAGGCAACACAAGGATGTGGCGAGCCTGACATGATCCCACCAGCGGCGCTCAAACAACTCCTGGATAAGAGCAAAGGGGAAGACCTTCTGCTGCTAGACATCAGAGTTTCTCCCCAGTATGCTCAAGCGAGGATCCAGGGCGCCCTGAACCTGTGTATTCCAACCACGCTGTTGAAGAGGGCAACCTTCAACCTCGAGAAGCTTCAACAGACTTTCCAGGCAGACCGGGACCAGGACAAGTTCGCCAAGTGGCAGACATCGAGTCATCTGGTTGTGTACGATGCCGCGTCCGCCGACAAGCGTGACGCGACCTCGGCTCTGAACATGATCAAAAAGTTCACCAACGAGGGCTATTCGGGAACCACGAGCATTCTACGCGGTGGCTTTAACGCCTTTGTCCTGGCGTATCCAAACTTGGTCGATCGCTCATCAAACATGATGTCACCCAGCCTGTCACTAGGTGGCGCAGGTTCTGCTACGAATGGTACACGGACAAATGTCCCGCCTGTCATTGGCGGAGTCATGCTGCCGACCACAAACGACAAGATAGATCCATTTTTCAGCAACATCCGCCAAAACCAAGACCttgttgatggcgttggCCAGATGGATGTTGGGGTTCCGACAGGGCTTGATAAGAATAGGCTACCGCGCTGGCTCAAGGAGGCCATCGAGATCAGCGACCATGGTAAGCGGGTATCGGACAAGTTTCTGCGGATCGAGCTTACAGAGCAGTCCCGCATGAAGCTTGCCTATGCTGCCTTTGCGAGCTCGAAAAATCACGGTCCCCAGACCGAGACCCAGGTGCGGTTGTCTGGGGTTGAACAGGGTGGAAAGAACCGGTACAAGGATATCTTGCCGTTTGAACACGCACGTGTGAAGCTTCAGGGCCGCCCAGAGGGAGCATGCGATTATGTAAATGCCAGCCACATCCAGGCCAAGCGGAGTTACAAGCGTTATATCGCCAGCCAAGGACCCCTGCCGGCGACATTTGAG GACTTTTGGTCGGTGGTCTGGGACAATGATGTACGCGTCATCGTCATGTTGACTGCCGAATCGGAAGGGGGTCAACTCAAGTGCCACCCCTATTGGAAAGGCAGGGACTTCGGTCCTGTCCGGCTTCGTCTGCTGTCCGAAAAAAAGATATCGTTGGATATTGACAAGCATCGGGCCGGATCGACCGCCGCGAACGATGAATCTGCTCCAACCCAGTCGAACGACCACGCCTCCACCATTCCTGAAGGAGGCCGTCGACGTGCCAATACCACAACCACGCTGAACTCCAAGACACCGGAATCCCAATATGGCACCACCCAGGCGGCCGAAACTCCTTTCGTCACGATCCGAAAGTTCGCTCTAAGCCATGCAATGGAACCCTTCGCCCCCATTCGAGAGATTACCCATCTTCACTACACTTCATGGCCTGACTTTGGTGCACCAGCCCAACCAAGCCATTTGCTCGCGCTGGTGGAATTAGCTAATGTCATGCAACGCGCCGCCCTCCCCAACGACCCTACAGTGACGACGTCACAGGCGCAACCTCGTCATGACAGCGGCAGCTACTTTGACCCGTCCCCCCCACTCCGACCAGACAGCCTGAGCACCACTGTTCAGCGTACCTCTTATGACGCGCCTGAGCCTGTCGAGAAAAGTCGTCCCATGCTAGTTCACTGCTCGGCCGGGTGTGGCCGAACAGGAGCCTTTTGTACGGTGGACAGCGTAATTGACATGCTCaagcggcagcggcagcagcaacaacagcactCTGTGGCCGCGCAGGCGTCACCCTCGACCGTTCATCGGTGCAGTTCTAACAAACGGACATCCCAAGACGGCtgggacgatgatgacgacgacggcagAGGTAAGCGTCTCGCGCTCCAGCAAGACCGAGACACAAGGGTGGATCCAGACGGAGATGTGACAATGGCCATGGATGAAGGCTTTGTCGTTCTCCCACGCCAAACGGCAGCACCGTCGCCTTTCACATCCCAAGCAAACGGGTTCCCCGGGTTCAGTAGTGGCAAGGAGAGCATAGACACGGCCTGGCTGGAGGATGACAGCGTTGATCTTATTGCCCGGACAGTAGAGGACTTCAGAGGGCAGAGATTGAGCATGGTGCAGAGCTTGAGGCAGTTTGTGCTGTGCTACGAGACAGTGCTGGAGTGGATCtggagggtggaggatggtggtggcgcaGGGGGGGGTCTGCTTGGTCGAGCGAGAGGAAGGAGTGGCAGTTTGGCTTTTTGA
- a CDS encoding hypothetical protein (EggNog:ENOG503P4N6; COG:S) codes for MFCLRSWLPLLFIPTSASPVFIFLFFLCTYFLNRPCVYCSILLFILFLTSCNWSDHCFFDFASNWFQPRLAASYIYLPTITGWNATTDATASPSSTTHVVTDVMNTTAGALATAAADKIAQTKVEWTGLGLEWLRSLLGRREWEIDCLDLHIRL; via the exons ATGTTTTGTCTGCGCAG TTGGCTGCCCCTCCTTTTTATACCAACCAGCGCATCGCCCGTCTtcatctttctcttcttcctctgcaCTTACTTTCTCAACCGCCCATGCGTCTATTGCTCGATTCTGCTCTTCATACTCTTCCTGACATCGTGCAACTGGTCTGACCATTGCTTCTTTGACTTTGCGAGCAACTGGTTCCAGCCAAGGCTGGCTGCAAGCTACATTTACCTGCCCACCATCACGGGCTGGAACGCGACGACAGATGCTACCGCGAGCCCAAGCTCGACGACACATGTCGTTACCGACGTGATGAATACGACTGCCGGTGCTCTTGCCACGGCGGCAGCGGACAAGATCGCTCAGACGAAGGTGGAATGGACGGGATTGGGGCTTGAGTGGCTAAGGAGTTTGCTAGGGAGGAGAGAATGGGAGATTGACTGTTTGGATCTCCATATACGACTGTGA
- a CDS encoding hypothetical protein (EggNog:ENOG503P7GZ): MSNYGLPGGGNGAPDTDASNNFESLLAQLRRQSSPSPGPSPGPGPEQFSQFGTYSQGAANQSFYGHHSNTDSPNLPGGHAPIDSPALLPEAPTPPVGFGGSQFPPGLMNPIGGGRHIGGGGAGGGGDERTAHLLNLLKFNSSGGQGGPQSMQQPAAAREPPINYAPAHVAPQVIHAPAPAAADPTGLLAALMKGRLDAESTKPEAASTSSSWNQSAPPAAGTQQYLLNLLNRPKPSQHDADTQEPSLLTPPPAEDESSHGGRSAEPTLVGTLASRSEFEFDHKNVESPHSLHSHQSHQSHPSHQTGHQSGTAGNYSNPFDDLSSSSPVHRTPKSSTTPGASSTAGTSHPVPTSSAPAPASAAGPIPGTIQILKKPDQGLPRHQQRPFNDRGLANSPESARRQLEYAPSPLSHTSAAEKSDHVDVASVANSASAARPSEVKESVSDAVNGLAEQVDREAREAVARAQQEQAQAGTAQDFDHLLNDTTEEEFAHSTQSGPRSQNQEFAHDDGRGAIESTLTSELAKDLSDNVEDGSHAAQQPVADSWESAEADEIVVIEETAAPVKVYNFPMKPWITINLQETDEPRPVFREEAILDIARLKKDFDQIDRNLVSASETYMAYGMSKAGGLRVIRQEDGKDAKLFTDTKDRIFNVAISTSPSTEHPKEAIIGTGVSGTVYWVQLKNGERDHLEDAHPEQYGFALPPISSQEGGDIPGGVLKTRARTSSMHPDFFAVGRGKSINIIWPSFIFENNLFKNAHDRVVDTEKLLKQCSLKINTGKAGKDFTFSQDDTVVVSLDKSGRVKFWDVRDLTAVKEGSERSNPIPAQTTLEIKEPLLTLTTTPEGEKAWPTSVLLLDKYRPYQKRVALRYMVVGMKQNHTLQLWDLALGKPVQEFNFPHNKESDAVCSVMYHAPSSMIVVGHPTRNSIYFLHLSAPKYTLKNLSQVDYIQRLVAQDSSIPQPESTAVISGIREYSFANKGVLRSLTMLENPAATADGDEPTLFELYAMHSKGVTCLFVKQAELGWTKDNKVILLADAVETGLVTISKLVAPPPLQPAEASAQSSNILNDAATASQIRIVSRNAKEALQKMPSSQGEEKKGAGVSTPPKFERKEENDTPAPQPERNEKKGRKKKAAQQAQAQAAAAAAASATGATDRDYPAPNGAAELNRATLQKLGKASRGNNGDQSSLHPSIPPAEPSSTAAAISSEHLESVVNKMESRIVANISSRFDTVFSDILKQMQEIQKRRDAEFANSQSHLLQMVSDVLNDNTESVLRALIIEQIDKNVIPSICGSVDRSVAEQLSSQTSSQVNAVQQELKRALPISVNQALQQTDLINTISDKVSYNVNARIDQQVEIQITKAFNTLAPQLAKNTAQSLHQRIVEDVHRHIHEAFERLEKRRRDEDAKLDRLIAQTKELSTAVASLAAVQSQVSKDFGTLREQVHQSSQQSTPIKQELNSRGHRDSSDFFSQTASDYGSQHFQHTQHQHQLPVSHARTHPQAPQPVTQRPQQPHQQALQHQFNSPSQQLYSPSGRDEEREAAELNKLLETIHNLLQNDNIDAAMLKWLHSGDKAEVVFQHIISRQSPGMLRNLAPLLLLSIGANLVNEFHSNTPKLTQKIDLLEFLLAAFESKLGSMDEQTREVTPRIMSLMRSKFQSLQSELMAASPQSPQLNTLASMVKIASQIVELMKHGAVAGPVPSHIQGHYNNSAY, from the exons ATGTCCAATTACGGGTTGCCTGGCGGCGGCAACGGTGCGCCCGATACCGATGCATCAAACAACTTCGAGTCGCTTCTCGCCCAGCTCCGACGGCAGTCCTCTCCTAGTCCCGGCCCATCACCCGGCCCTGGACCCGAACAATTCTCCCAGTTTGGTACCTACAGTCAGGGCGCAGCTAATCAGTCGTTTTACGGCCATCACTCCAATACCGACTCCCCCAACCTGCCGGGAGGCCATGCTCCCATTGATTCGCCTGCCCTCCTGCCCGAAGCTCCCACACCACCCGTCGGCTTTGGCGGCTCTCAGTTCCCCCCCGGCCTTATGAATCCCATCGGAGGAGGCCGTCATattggcggtggtggtgctggcgggGGCGGGGACGAGCGGACAGCACATTTGTTGAACCTCCTGAAGTTCAACAGCAGCGGTGGTCAAGGTGGTCCGCAAAGCATGCAGCAACCGGCTGCGGCTCGGGAGCCACCCATCAACTATGCTCCTGCGCATGTAGCGCCTCAGGTTATCCATGCCCCGGCCCCAGCTGCTGCCGACCCTACTGGCCTCCTTGCGGCCCTGATGAAGGGTCGTCTCGACGCCGAGTCCACCAAGCCCGAAGCCGCTTCGACATCTTCGTCGTGGAATCAGTCGGCCCCGCCCGCTGCAGGCACGCAGCAGTATCTTCTCAATCTGCTGAATCGGCCCAAGCCCAGCCAACATGATGCCGACACTCAAGAACCAAGCCTTttgacccctccccccgccgaggatgagagcTCCCATGGGGGTCGGTCTGCCGAGCCGACACTCGTTGGCACACTGGCATCGCGTTCCGAGTTCGAGTTCGATCATAAAAACGTCGAGTCTCCACACTCGCTTCATTCCCACCAGTCACACCAGTCGCATCCGTCGCATCAGACAGGTCATCAATCCGGTACCGCTGGGAATTATTCCAACCCTTTCGATGAcctttccagctcctctCCGGTACATCGCACCCCCAAGTCTTCCACCACTCCGGGAGCTTCGAGCACCGCCGGGACTAGTCATCCAGTGCCTACTAGTTCGGCCCCCGCTCCTGCTTCAGCTGCCGGACCCATCCCCGGGACTATTCAGATTCTGAAGAAACCTGACCAAGGGCTCCCTCGTCATCAGCAAAGACCCTTCAACGACCGCGGCTTGGCCAACAGCCCCGAGAGCGCCAGGCGTCAGCTGGAATATGCTCCGTCGCCTCTCTCCCATACCAGCGCCGCTGAGAAGTCAGACCATGTAGACGTCGCGTCTGTTGCCAACAGCGCCTCTGCCGCTCGGCCATCGGAGGTCAAGGAAAGTGTGTCGGATGCCGTCAACGGTCTGGCCGAGCAAGTTGACCGGGAAGCTCGGGAGGCTGTCGCTCGTGCTCAGCAAGAACAAGCCCAGGCTGGAACCGCCCAGGACTTTGACCATTTGCTGAATGAtaccaccgaggaggagtttgctCACTCTACCCAGAGCGGACCCCGGTCTCAGAACCAAGAGTTTGCCCATGATGATGGTCGAGGAGCTATCGAGTCGACCCTCACGAGCGAGCTCGCTAAGGACCTGTCTGACAACGTGGAGGATGGTTCTCATGCTGCCCAACAGCCTGTAGCCGACAGCTGGGAGAGCGCCGAGGCGGACGAGATTGTTGTGATTGAAGAGACCGCAGCTCCGGTCAAGGTGTACAACTTTCCCATGAAACCCTGGATCACCATCAATCTTCAAGAGACTGATGAGCCCCGGCCAGTGTTCCGTGAGGAAGCCATCCTTGACATTGCGCGGCTTAAGAAGGACTTTGATCAGATTGATCGCAACCTCGTGTCCGCCTCCGAGACCTACATGGCCTACGGCATGTCCAAAGCTGGCGGCCTTCGCGTGATCCGGCAAGAAGACGGTAAAGACGCCAAACTCTTCACCGACACAAAGGATCGCATCTTCAACGTTGCCATCtccacctcgccctcgacTGAGCATCCCAAGGAAGCCATCATTGGTACAGGCGTCAGTGGGACCGTTTACTGGGTCCAGCTCAAGAATGGAGAGCGTGATCATTTGGAAGATGCTCATCCTGAACAGTACGGCTTTGCTTTGCCCCCCATCTCGTCGCAAGAGGGCGGCGATATACCTGGTGGCGTCCTCAAGACCCGCGCCCGCACCTCGTCCATGCATCCGGACTTTTTTGCCGTCGGCCGTGGAAAatccatcaacatcatctgGCCCTCGTTCATCTTCGAAAACAACTTGTTCAAGAATGCCCACGACCGCGTGGTCGACACTGAAAAGCTTCTGAAGCAGTGCTCGCTCAAGATCAACACAGGCAAGGCTGGAAAGGACTTTACGTTCAGCCAGGATGACACTGTAGTTGTCTCGCTGGATAAGAGCGGGCGGGTCAAGTTCTGGGACGTCCGGGACCTCACGGCTGTTAAGGAAGGCTCAGAGCGTTCGAATCCCATTCCGGCACAAACCACGCTCGAGATCAAGGAGCCGCTCCTCACCCTGACGACCACTCCGGAGGGTGAAAAGGCCTGGCCTACCTctgtgttgctgttggatAAGTACCGACCGTACCAGAAGCGTGTTGCCCTGCGCTACATGGTTGTGGGCATGAAGCAGAACCACACCCTCCAGCTGTGGGACCTCGCTCTCGGCAAGCCGGTGCAGGAGTTCAACTTCCCGCACAACAAGGAGTCAGACGCCGTCTGTAGCGTCATGTACCACGCCCCGTCCAGCATGATTGTGGTCGGCCACCCAACGCGAAACTCCATCTACTTTCTTCATCTTTCGGCGCCTAAGTACACGCTCAAAAACCTGTCGCAAGTAGACTACATTCAGCGCCTCGTGGCCCAAGACTCGTCGATTCCTCAGCCAGAGTCTACTGCCGTCATTAGTGGTATCCGGGAGTATTCTTTTGCCAACAAGGGCGTGCTTCGCAGCCTGACCATGCTGGAGAACCCTGCTGCTACTGCCGACGGCGATGAGCCCACACTGTTTGAGCTCTATGCCATGCATTCCAAGGGCGTGACCTGCTTGTTTGTCAAGCAGGCCGAACTCGGCTGGACCAAGGACAATAAGGTTATTCTCTTGGCTGATGCCGTCGAGACAGGCCTGGtcaccatctccaagcttgttgcgcctcctcctctccagcccGCGGAAGCCTCTGCTCAAAGCAGCAACATCTTGAACGACGCCGCCACCGCTTCCCAGATTCGCATCGTCTCGCGTAATGCCAAGGAAGCACTGCAGAAGATGCCGTCTTCTCAgggtgaggagaagaagggggccGGCGTGTCGACGCCGCCCAAGTTTGAGCGAAAGGAGGAGAACGACACGCCAGCGCCGCAGCCTGAAAGGAACGAAAAGaagggaagaaagaagaaggcagcTCAGCAGGCTCAAGCgcaggctgctgctgctgctgctgcgtcTGCTACAGGTGCGACGGATCGCGACTACCCTGCTCCCAACGGCGCTGCCGAGCTCAACAGAGCTACCTTGCAAAAACTGGGAAAAGCTTCCCGTGGCAACAACGGCGACCAATCCTCCCTGCACCCTTCGATCCCTCCTGCCGAGCCATCCTCAACGGCAGCCGCCATTTCCTCCGAGCACCTCGAATCCGTCGTCAACAAGATGGAATCCCGCATCGTCGCCAACATTTCTAGCCGCTTCGACACCGTCTTCAGCGACATTCTCAAGCAGATGCAGGAGATTCAGAAGAGGCGTGACGCCGAGTTTGCCAACAGCCAGTCTCATCTGTTGCAGATGGTGTCTGATGTTCTCAACGATAATACCGAGTCTGTGCTCCGTGCTTTGATCATTGAACAGATTGACAAGAACGTCATACCCTCCATTTGCGGCTCTGTCGACCGTTCCGTTGCCGAACAGTTGAGCAGCCAGACCAGCTCCCAGGTCAACGCCGTCCAACAGGAGTTGAAGAGAGCTCTGCCCATCTCGGTCAACCAGGCGCTGCAGCAGACCGACTTGATTAACACCATCTCCGACAAGGTCTCGTACAACGTCAATGCTCGGATCGATCAGCAAGTTGAGATCCAAATCACCAAAGCCTTCAACACGCTTGCACCCCAGCTGGCCAAAAACACAGCGCAGAGTCTTCATCAGCGCATCGTCGAGGATGTTCACAGGCACATTCACGAGGCCTTCGAGAGGCTCGAGAAACGCCGCCGCGACGAAGATGCCAAGCTTGATCGCCTGATTGCCCAGACCAAGGAGCTCTCCACCGCCGTTGCATCACTAGCAGCAGTTCAGTCTCAGGTATCCAAGGATTTCGGGACTTTGAGAGAACAGGTCCATCAGTCAAGTCAACAAAGCACCCCCATCAAGCAGGAATTAAACAGCCGTGGTCACCGTGATAGCTCGGACTTCTTCAGTCAAACTGCTTCGGATTACGGGTCACAGCATTTCCAGCACACgcagcatcaacaccagcTGCCTGTGTCACATGCCCGCACCCATCCGCAGGCACCTCAACCCGTAACACAGCGTCCACAGCAGCCTCATCAGCAGGCGCTCCAGCACCAGTTCAACAGTCCCAGCCAACAGTTGTACTCCCCCTCGGGCCGTGACGAGGAGCGTGAGGCCGCCGAGCTTAACAAGCTTCTCGAGACCATCCACAATCTGCTGCAGAACGATAATATCGATGCTGCCATGCTCAAGTGGCTCCACAGCGGTGACAAGGCCGAGGTGGTCTTCCAGCACATTATTTCTCGGCAGTCTCCGGGCATGCTGCGAAATCTAGCCCCTCTTCTGCTGCTTTCGATCGGCGCCAACCTTGTCAACGAATTCCACAGCAACACTCCCAAGCTCACGCAAAAGATTGACTTGCTCGAGTTTTTGCTGGCCGCTTTCGAGTCCAAGCTCGGCTCAATG GATGAGCAAACCCGCGAGGTGACACCTCGAATCATGTCGCTTATGCGGAGCAAGTTCCAGTCGCTGCAGTCAGAGCTCATGGCCGCCAGTCCCCAGAGCCCCCAGCTGAACACGCTCGCGTCTATGGTCAAAATTGCCTCCCAAATTGTGGAACTGATGAAGCATGGCGCTGTTGCAGGGCCTGTGCCGAGCCACATCCAAGGGCATTACAATAACTCTGCTTACTGA
- a CDS encoding hypothetical protein (COG:J; EggNog:ENOG503NVFV) — MGGGSLTYFKSLAGLAAAATTTATMAPAGAAADFFKMPLCGRSFRLEEASIDDMQKAMGNGTVTAVQLVECYAQRVLQTDDYINSLLEFNPDALDIAANLDRERRAGKVRGPMHGIPFTVKENIGTKDKMETTAGSWALLGSRVPRDAFVVKKLREAGGVLLGKATLSEWADMRSNNYSEGYSARGGQARSPYNFTVNPGGSSSGSAIGVAANAVAVSLGTETDGSVINPAMRNSVVGFKPTVGLTSRAGVVPETEHQDTVGTFGRSVRDAVYTLDAIYGKDQRDNYTLAQQSPRGGYTQFLTNKRALRGAAFGLPWQCFWRHADPEQLRQLTALLDLITEAGATIINGTEITDYETIVSPDWWDWDWGTRRGYPNESEYTVVAVDFYNNINTYLSELDNTDIRSLEDIVQYNYDNDGTEGGNPWPLGNPAFYSGQDGFLASLATKGIQDETYWQALEFTQTKTRKGIDDALNYKGKKLNGLLVPPAVGQSYQISAQAGYPIITLPAGIHSATGMPFGLAILQTAWAESELVKFGSAIEDLQKTTAGNQYKRSLPTWEGYKKKPIPLLNIYEGSD; from the exons atgggtggtggcagtCTCACCTACTTCAAAAGCCTCGCAggcttggcagcagcagcaacgacCACTGCGACGATGGCCCCAGCCGGAGCAGCAGCGGATTTCTTCAAGATGCCTCTCTGCGGCCGCAGTTTCAGGCTCGAGGAAGCGAGCATTGATGACATGCAAAAGGCGATGGGCAACGGAACCGTGACAGCCGTGCAGCTCGTCGAGTGTTATGCGCAAAGAGTACTGCAGACTGACGACTACATCAA CTCGTTACTCGAATTCAACCCGGATGCTCTGGACATTGCAGCCAATCTTGaccgggagaggagggcgggaAAGGTCCGTGGGCCGATGCACGGCATTCCGTTTACCGTCAAGGAGAACATCGGAACCAAGGATAAGATGGAGACCACGGCCGGATCCTGGGCGCTTCTGGGCTCCCGAGTGCCGAGAGACGCGTTTGTGGTCAAGAAGCTGAGGGAAGCAGGAGGCGTGCTGCTGGGCAAGGCGACGCTCAGCGAGTGGGCTGATATGAGATCGAACAATTACAGCGAAGGCTACAGCGCACGGGGTGGACAGGCCCGGTCTCCTTACAACTTCACCGTCAACCCCGGCGGAAGCAGCAGTGGGAGCGCGATTGGGGTGGCAGCTAACGCGGTGGCAGTGTCTCTGGGAACGGAAACCGATGGCTCTGTCATCAATCCTGCCATGAGGAATTCGGTTGTCGGCTTCAAGCCCACCGTGGGACTGACTTCGAGAGCTGGAGTTGTTCCCGAGACGGAGCATCAAGACACGGTGGGCACATTTGGGCGCTCCGTGCGAGACGCCGTTTACACGCTTGACGCCATCTACGGGAAGGACCAACGAGACAACTACACACTTGCGCAGCAAAGTCCCAGGGGCGGTTACACGCAGTTTCTGACCAACAAGAGAGCTTTGAGGGGCGCGGCATTCGGACTGCCCTGGCAGTGTTTCTGGCGGCACGCTGACCCAGAGCAGCTGAGGCAGTTGACTGCGCTGCTCGATTTGATTACGGAGGCGGgtgccaccatcatcaacgggACCGAGATCACAGACTACGAGACCATTGTCAGTCCGGATTGGTGGGACTGGGACTGGGGCACGAGAAGAGGCTATCCGAACGAAAGCGAGTACAcagttgttgctgttgactTTTATAACAACATCAATACATACCTCTCCGAATTGGATAACACTGACATCAGGTCGCTCGAGGATATTGT ACAATACAATTACGACAACGATGGCACTGAAGGAGGAAACCCGTGGCCATTGGGAAATCCCGCCTTCTACTCTGGCCAAGATGGTTTCCTGGCTTCATTGGCGACCAAGGGCATCCAAGATGAGACATACTGGCAGGCTCTCGAATTCACACAGACAAAGACTCGCAAAGGCATAGACGATGCTCTGAACTACAAAGGCAAGAAGCTCAATGGTTTGTTGGTCCCACCCGCTGTTGGCCAGAGCTATCAGATTTCTGCTCAAGCTGGAtatcccatcatcactctgCCTGCCGGGATTCATTCGGCCACGGGAATGCCGTTCGGACTGGCCATTCTGCAGACGGCATGGGCTGAATCAGAGTTGGTCAAGTTTGGATCGGCTATTGAGGATTTGCAAAAGACCACGGCCGGGAACCAGTATAAACGGTCTCTTCCTACTTGGGAGGGctacaagaagaagccgatCCCATTGTTAAATATCTACGAGGGATCGGATTGA